From the genome of Syntrophales bacterium:
AATTTCCGCTTGCCGTTTCCGAATTTAAACCCCTGGCGCCGGTGGCCAAAGCAGATAACCTCAATACCTGGTTCGCCGACGAACTCTCCCGCTGCCTGGAAATTACTGGATATTTTCAAATACTTGACCGAAAATCCTTTCTGGAAGATCAGCAAAAAGCCGGGATTACCGCGGAGGGCATCCACTTTGACGATTGGACGACAATCGGCGCCGAATACCTTGTCAAGGGCGGATTTCAGGCGACCAGCCGGGAGTTGACGGCGGAGTTTCGCCTGTTTGACGTGGTGAAGGGGGAGCTCGTTCTCGGCAAACGCTATCTCGGCAAACCGGAAGATAAAAAAAAGATGGTGTTGCGGTTTGTGGACGAGCTGCTGTCCGTCCTGACCGGCGAGAGCGGCAATTTCAACACGCGCATTGCCTTTGTCAAAAAAAACGGAACAGCAAAAGAGATCTACACGATAAACTTTGACGGGTCCGACCTGCGCCGGATTACCAATTACAATTCTCTGACTCTTGCGCCCCGCTGGTCGGCGGATGGAAGGTTCCTGGCTTTCACCTCTTACAAGGACGGCAATCCTGATATCTATATGCGGGATTTGGAAAGCGGGTCAACAAAAAAACTCGTTTCCTACCGAGGGGTAAATCTTCCCGGGTCATGGTCGAAAAACGGGGAGAGGCTGCTTGTCACCCTCAGTCGTGAAGGCAATGCCGATATATACGATATGAATGTTAAAAACTCCCTGCTGCAGCGTCTTACCCGTGATTTTTCGATAGACGTCTCTCCGGTGTGCTCGCCGGATGAAAAAAGCGTTGCCTTCGTTTCCAATCGCAACGGCTCTCCGCAAGTGTATATAATGGATGCGGATGGAGGCAATGTGCGATTGCTGACCCATCAGGGCAACTACAATACCACGCCTGCCTGGTCGCCTCGAGGCGACAAGATTGCGTACGAAGGTTCCGTAAATGGCCGTTTTCAGCTATTTTTAATAGATATTGCCGGCGGAGAGCCCCAGCAGTTGACCTTCGATCCGTGGAATTATGAAAGCCCCGCCTGGTCGCCGGATGGCAGATACCTTGCCTACAGCGTCAGCGGCTACGGCCGCAGCCGGGTAGAAATCATGAATGCCGACGGCAAGAACGTGAGAGTACTTTATGAAGACAAGGATGGCTGCCAAAGCGCGGCCTGGTCGCCGCGCTTAAAATAAACCAATTTTTTATCTTGCTTTTTCAGCTCCATGCATATATAAAAAACAAGTCGGCTGAAAAAAAAATTTATACTAAATAAACCTAAATAAACACAGACATAAGAAAGGAGATTTACAATGAAAAGAAGTTTTAATTTGTTCGGTTTAATGTTGCTTGTTCTTTTGGTTTCCATTTCCTTGACTACAGGTTGCGCCAAGAAGGCGGCGATCAAGGAGGGCACGGTTGTTTCGCAAGCGCAGCCGGATGCTCCCCAGACCGCAGCAACGACAGTGGCGCCTG
Proteins encoded in this window:
- the tolB gene encoding Tol-Pal system beta propeller repeat protein TolB; the protein is MRNKLNMIFILFVLFFTASGDVWGKVYLDIDSPSFRKFPLAVSEFKPLAPVAKADNLNTWFADELSRCLEITGYFQILDRKSFLEDQQKAGITAEGIHFDDWTTIGAEYLVKGGFQATSRELTAEFRLFDVVKGELVLGKRYLGKPEDKKKMVLRFVDELLSVLTGESGNFNTRIAFVKKNGTAKEIYTINFDGSDLRRITNYNSLTLAPRWSADGRFLAFTSYKDGNPDIYMRDLESGSTKKLVSYRGVNLPGSWSKNGERLLVTLSREGNADIYDMNVKNSLLQRLTRDFSIDVSPVCSPDEKSVAFVSNRNGSPQVYIMDADGGNVRLLTHQGNYNTTPAWSPRGDKIAYEGSVNGRFQLFLIDIAGGEPQQLTFDPWNYESPAWSPDGRYLAYSVSGYGRSRVEIMNADGKNVRVLYEDKDGCQSAAWSPRLK